From Streptomyces sp. NBC_01460, a single genomic window includes:
- a CDS encoding heme o synthase has protein sequence MCVTAVESRPAGVALTPSPRGHRPFGARIKAFVALTKPRIIELLLITTVPVMFLAAQGVPDLWLVVTTTIGGYLSAGGANALNMYIDRDIDALMDRTSQRPLVTGMVSPRECLAFGIALAVISTVFFGLLVNWLSAALSLGALLFYVVVYTMLLKRRTSQNIVWGGIAGCMPVLIGWSAVTNSMSWAAVILFAVIFFWTPPHYWPLSMKVKDDYARVGVPMLPVVASNRVVARQIVVYSWVMVAVSLLLTPLGYTGWFYTAVALLTGGFWLWEAHGLQNRAKSGVTGAKLKEMRLFHWSITYVSLLFVAVAVDPFLR, from the coding sequence GTGTGCGTGACGGCCGTCGAGTCCCGACCCGCAGGGGTCGCCTTGACTCCGAGCCCAAGGGGCCATCGCCCGTTCGGGGCCCGCATCAAGGCATTCGTGGCTCTTACCAAGCCGCGCATCATCGAGCTGCTGCTGATCACCACCGTTCCGGTGATGTTCCTCGCCGCTCAGGGCGTGCCCGATCTTTGGCTCGTAGTGACCACCACCATCGGCGGATATCTCTCCGCGGGCGGTGCCAATGCGCTCAACATGTATATCGACCGTGACATCGACGCGCTGATGGACCGTACGTCCCAGCGTCCGCTGGTCACCGGCATGGTGAGCCCCAGGGAGTGCCTGGCCTTCGGAATCGCCCTCGCGGTGATTTCCACGGTCTTCTTCGGACTGCTCGTCAACTGGCTCTCCGCCGCACTCTCACTCGGCGCACTTCTGTTCTACGTCGTCGTCTACACGATGCTGCTGAAGCGCCGTACCTCGCAGAACATCGTCTGGGGCGGAATCGCCGGCTGCATGCCGGTGCTCATCGGCTGGTCCGCCGTGACCAATTCGATGAGCTGGGCCGCGGTCATTCTTTTTGCGGTGATCTTCTTCTGGACGCCGCCGCACTACTGGCCGCTGTCGATGAAGGTCAAGGACGACTACGCCCGCGTCGGTGTCCCGATGCTCCCCGTGGTCGCCTCCAACCGGGTGGTGGCCCGCCAGATCGTCGTCTACAGCTGGGTGATGGTCGCGGTCTCGCTGCTGCTCACCCCGCTGGGCTACACCGGCTGGTTCTACACGGCGGTGGCCCTGCTGACCGGCGGCTTCTGGCTCTGGGAGGCGCACGGCCTGCAGAACCGGGCGAAGTCCGGCGTCACCGGCGCGAAGCTCAAGGAGATGCGGCTGTTCCACTGGTCCATCACCTATGTCTCGCTCCTCTTCGTCGCCGTCGCGGTGGACCCCTTCCTGAGGTAG
- the tkt gene encoding transketolase, with protein MSTKPTTTDLQWTELDQRAVDTVRVLAADAVQKVGNGHPGTAMSLAPAAYTLFQKVMRHDPADAEWTGRDRFVLSAGHSSLTLYIQLYLAGYGLELDDLKAFRTWGSRTPGHPEYGHTTGVETTTGPLGQGVANAVGMAMASRYERGLFDPQAAPGTSPFDHTVWVVAGDGCLQEGISAEASSLAGHQKLGNLVLLWDDNHISIEGDTETAVSEDTLKRYEAYGWHVQRVDQLPNGDLDPEGLHLALLAAKAETERPSFIAARSIIAWPAPNAQNTEAAHGSALGDDEIAATKRVLGFDPEKTFEVSDEVIAHTREALDRGREAKAEWEKTFAAWRTANPERAADFDRIAAGELPAGWEDELPVFEAGHGVATRAASGKVLQALGGVIPELWGGSADLAGSNNTTIDKTSSFLPAGNPLPEADPYGRTIHFGIREHSMAAAMNGIALHGNTRVYGGTFLVFSDYMRNAVRLSALMHLPVTYVWTHDSVGLGEDGPTHQPVEHLASLRAIPGLNVVRPADANETVIAWREILKRGKKDFGTSAPHGLALSRQGLPTYAANENTAKGGYVLLDAEGGEAQAVLIATGSEVQLAVEARDELQAAGVPTRVVSMPCVEWFEEQDQAYKDSVLPPSVKARVAVEAGIGLTWHRYVGDAGRIVSLEHFGASADAKVLFREFGFTAAHVAEAARESLAAAAR; from the coding sequence GTGAGCACCAAGCCGACCACCACAGACCTCCAGTGGACCGAATTGGACCAGCGGGCCGTGGACACCGTCCGCGTCCTCGCCGCGGACGCCGTACAGAAAGTCGGAAACGGCCACCCGGGTACGGCGATGAGCCTCGCTCCTGCCGCGTACACCCTCTTCCAGAAGGTGATGCGCCACGACCCGGCGGACGCGGAGTGGACCGGACGCGACCGGTTCGTACTCTCCGCGGGCCACTCCAGCCTGACGCTGTACATCCAGCTCTACCTCGCCGGATACGGCCTCGAACTGGACGACCTCAAGGCGTTCCGCACCTGGGGCTCCCGGACGCCGGGCCACCCGGAGTACGGCCACACCACGGGTGTCGAGACGACGACCGGCCCGCTCGGCCAGGGTGTCGCCAACGCCGTGGGCATGGCGATGGCCTCCCGCTACGAGCGCGGTCTCTTCGACCCGCAGGCGGCCCCCGGGACCTCCCCGTTCGACCACACCGTCTGGGTCGTCGCCGGTGACGGCTGCCTCCAGGAGGGCATCTCGGCCGAGGCGTCCTCGCTCGCCGGCCATCAGAAGCTCGGCAACCTGGTGCTGCTGTGGGACGACAACCACATCTCGATCGAGGGCGACACGGAGACCGCGGTCTCCGAGGACACCCTCAAGCGCTACGAGGCCTACGGCTGGCACGTCCAGCGCGTGGACCAGCTGCCCAACGGTGACCTGGACCCCGAGGGTCTGCACCTCGCGCTCCTGGCCGCCAAGGCCGAGACGGAGCGCCCCTCGTTCATCGCGGCCCGCTCGATCATCGCCTGGCCCGCCCCGAACGCCCAGAACACCGAGGCCGCGCACGGCTCGGCGCTCGGCGACGACGAGATCGCGGCCACCAAGCGGGTCCTCGGCTTCGACCCGGAGAAGACCTTCGAGGTCTCCGACGAGGTCATCGCGCACACCCGTGAGGCGCTGGACCGCGGCCGTGAGGCCAAGGCCGAGTGGGAGAAGACCTTCGCCGCGTGGCGCACCGCCAACCCGGAGCGCGCCGCCGACTTCGACCGGATCGCCGCGGGCGAGCTGCCGGCGGGCTGGGAGGACGAGCTCCCCGTCTTCGAGGCGGGCCACGGCGTCGCCACGCGTGCCGCGTCCGGCAAGGTCCTCCAGGCGCTCGGCGGTGTCATCCCCGAGCTGTGGGGCGGCTCCGCCGACCTCGCCGGCTCGAACAACACCACGATCGACAAGACGTCGTCGTTCCTCCCGGCCGGCAACCCGCTGCCCGAGGCCGACCCGTACGGCCGGACGATCCACTTCGGCATCCGCGAGCACTCCATGGCCGCGGCCATGAACGGCATCGCGCTGCACGGCAACACCCGCGTCTACGGCGGCACCTTCCTGGTGTTCTCCGACTACATGCGCAACGCCGTGCGTCTCTCCGCACTGATGCACCTCCCGGTCACGTACGTGTGGACGCACGACTCGGTCGGTCTCGGCGAGGACGGCCCGACGCACCAGCCGGTCGAGCACCTCGCCTCGCTGCGTGCCATCCCGGGCCTGAACGTCGTCCGCCCGGCCGACGCCAACGAGACGGTCATCGCCTGGCGCGAGATCCTCAAGCGCGGCAAGAAGGACTTCGGCACGAGCGCCCCGCACGGTCTGGCGCTGTCCCGCCAGGGCCTGCCCACCTACGCGGCGAACGAGAACACCGCCAAGGGCGGTTACGTGCTCCTCGACGCCGAGGGCGGCGAGGCGCAGGCCGTTCTGATCGCCACGGGCTCCGAGGTCCAGCTGGCCGTCGAGGCCCGCGACGAGCTCCAGGCGGCCGGTGTGCCGACCCGTGTGGTCTCCATGCCGTGTGTCGAGTGGTTCGAGGAGCAGGACCAGGCGTACAAGGACAGCGTGCTGCCGCCGTCCGTGAAGGCCAGGGTCGCCGTCGAGGCGGGCATCGGACTCACCTGGCACCGGTACGTGGGTGACGCCGGCCGGATCGTCTCGCTGGAGCACTTCGGTGCGTCGGCCGACGCCAAGGTCCTCTTCCGCGAGTTCGGCTTCACCGCCGCGCACGTGGCGGAAGCCGCCCGGGAATCTCTCGCCGCCGCCGCGCGCTGA
- the tal gene encoding transaldolase gives MTDALKRLSDEGVAIWLDDLSRKRITSGNLAELIDQSHVVGVTTNPSIFQKAISQGDGYDQQLTDLAARKVTVEEAIRMITTADVRDAADILRPVFDATDGQDGRVSIEVDPRLAHNTLATVAEAKQLAWLVDRPNTLIKIPATKAGLPAITETIGRGISVNVTLIFSLERYREVMDAYLAGLEKAKAAGLDLSKIHSVASFFVSRVDTEIDKRLDAVGTDEAKAAKGKSALANARLAYEAYEEVFAGDRWAALDKAHANKQRPLWASTGVKDPSLKDTLYVDDLVAPNTVNTMPEATLDAVADHGEISGNTVGGRYDQARADLDAIKKLGVSYDDVVQVLEDEGVEKFESAWNDLLNSTEAELERLAPSEG, from the coding sequence ATGACAGACGCACTCAAGCGCCTCTCCGACGAGGGCGTGGCGATCTGGCTGGACGACCTGTCGCGCAAGCGGATCACGTCCGGCAACCTCGCCGAGCTGATCGACCAGAGCCACGTCGTGGGTGTCACGACCAACCCGTCGATCTTCCAGAAGGCGATCTCCCAGGGCGACGGTTACGACCAGCAGCTCACCGACCTCGCCGCCCGCAAGGTGACGGTCGAGGAGGCGATCCGCATGATCACGACCGCGGACGTCCGTGACGCCGCCGACATCCTGCGTCCGGTCTTCGACGCGACGGACGGCCAGGACGGCCGGGTCTCCATCGAGGTCGACCCGCGCCTGGCCCACAACACCCTGGCCACGGTCGCCGAGGCCAAGCAGCTGGCGTGGCTGGTGGACCGGCCGAACACGCTCATCAAGATCCCGGCGACCAAGGCGGGCCTCCCGGCGATCACGGAGACCATCGGGCGGGGCATCAGCGTCAACGTCACGCTGATCTTCTCGCTGGAGCGGTACCGCGAGGTCATGGACGCCTACCTGGCGGGCCTGGAGAAGGCGAAGGCCGCGGGCCTGGACCTCTCCAAGATCCACTCGGTGGCGTCCTTCTTCGTGTCCCGCGTGGACACCGAGATCGACAAGCGCCTGGACGCCGTCGGCACCGACGAGGCGAAGGCCGCGAAGGGCAAGTCCGCCCTCGCCAACGCCCGTCTGGCCTACGAGGCGTACGAGGAGGTCTTCGCGGGCGACCGCTGGGCCGCCCTGGACAAGGCGCACGCGAACAAGCAGCGTCCGCTCTGGGCCTCCACCGGCGTCAAGGACCCGTCCCTCAAGGACACCCTGTACGTCGACGACCTCGTCGCGCCGAACACGGTCAACACCATGCCCGAGGCGACGCTGGACGCCGTGGCCGACCACGGCGAGATCTCCGGCAACACCGTCGGGGGCCGTTACGACCAGGCCCGCGCCGACCTCGACGCGATCAAGAAGCTCGGGGTCAGCTACGACGACGTCGTCCAGGTACTGGAGGACGAGGGCGTCGAGAAGTTCGAGTCCGCCTGGAACGACCTGCTCAACTCCACCGAGGCCGAACTCGAGCGCCTCGCTCCTTCGGAGGGCTGA
- the zwf gene encoding glucose-6-phosphate dehydrogenase, with translation MSGVPGANPLRDAQDRRLPRIAGPSGLVIFGVTGDLSRKKLMPAVYDLANRGLLPPGFSLIGFARRDWEDEDFAQVVHDAVKEHSRTPFREEVWQQLSQGMRFVQGNFDDDLAFETLRATIEELDKAQGTGGNFAFYLSVPPKFFPKVVQQLKKHGLADQKEGSWRRAVIEKPFGHDLESAQELNQLVHDVFPPNEVFRIDHYLGKETVQNILALRFANTMWEPIWNRSYVDHVQITMAEDIGIGGRAGYYDGIGAARDVIQNHLLQLLALTAMEEPGSFHPKALVAEKLKVLTAVELPEDLGKHTVRGQYAHAWQGGEEALGYLEEDGIDPKSKTDTFAAIKLTINNRRWAGVPFYLRTGKRLGRRVTEIAVVFKRAPYLPFEVGATEELGGNALVIRVQPDEGVTVRFGSKVPGTSMEVRDVTMDFAYGESFTESSPEAYERLILDVLLGDANLFPRHQEVELSWNILDPIEEYWDKHGKPAQYAAGTWGPAEADEMLARDGRSWRRP, from the coding sequence TTGTCTGGTGTTCCCGGAGCCAACCCGCTCCGTGACGCCCAGGACCGACGGCTCCCGCGCATCGCGGGGCCGTCGGGCCTGGTGATCTTTGGCGTCACGGGCGATTTGTCCCGTAAAAAGCTGATGCCCGCCGTCTACGACCTGGCCAACCGCGGCCTGCTGCCACCGGGCTTCTCGCTCATCGGCTTCGCGCGCCGCGACTGGGAGGACGAGGACTTCGCCCAGGTCGTCCACGACGCCGTCAAAGAGCATTCCCGCACCCCGTTCCGCGAAGAGGTCTGGCAGCAGCTCAGCCAGGGCATGCGCTTCGTCCAGGGCAACTTCGACGACGACCTCGCGTTCGAGACCCTCAGGGCCACGATCGAGGAGCTCGACAAGGCGCAGGGCACGGGCGGCAACTTCGCCTTCTACCTGTCCGTGCCGCCGAAGTTCTTCCCCAAGGTCGTCCAGCAGCTGAAGAAGCACGGACTGGCCGACCAGAAGGAAGGCAGCTGGCGACGGGCCGTCATCGAGAAGCCGTTCGGTCACGACCTGGAGAGCGCGCAGGAGCTGAACCAGCTCGTGCACGACGTCTTCCCGCCGAACGAGGTCTTCCGTATCGACCACTACCTCGGCAAGGAGACGGTCCAGAACATCCTGGCGCTCCGCTTCGCCAACACGATGTGGGAGCCGATCTGGAACAGGTCGTACGTCGACCACGTCCAGATCACGATGGCCGAGGACATCGGCATCGGCGGCCGGGCCGGCTACTACGACGGCATCGGCGCCGCCCGTGACGTCATCCAGAACCACCTGCTCCAGCTCCTGGCGCTGACGGCGATGGAGGAGCCCGGCTCCTTCCACCCCAAGGCCCTGGTCGCCGAGAAGCTGAAGGTGCTCACGGCGGTGGAGCTGCCCGAGGACCTGGGCAAGCACACGGTGCGCGGCCAGTACGCGCACGCCTGGCAGGGCGGCGAGGAAGCGCTCGGCTATCTGGAGGAGGACGGCATCGACCCCAAGTCGAAGACCGACACCTTCGCCGCGATCAAGCTGACGATCAACAACCGCCGCTGGGCGGGCGTGCCGTTCTACCTCCGCACCGGCAAGCGCCTCGGCCGCCGGGTCACGGAGATCGCGGTCGTCTTCAAGCGCGCCCCCTACCTGCCCTTCGAAGTCGGCGCGACGGAGGAGCTCGGCGGCAACGCCCTGGTCATCCGCGTGCAGCCGGACGAGGGGGTCACGGTCCGGTTCGGCTCCAAGGTGCCCGGTACCTCCATGGAGGTACGGGACGTCACGATGGACTTCGCCTACGGCGAGTCCTTCACGGAGTCCAGCCCGGAGGCGTACGAGCGGCTCATCCTCGACGTGCTGCTCGGCGACGCCAACCTCTTCCCGCGCCACCAGGAGGTCGAGCTCTCCTGGAACATCCTCGACCCGATCGAGGAGTACTGGGACAAGCACGGCAAGCCCGCCCAGTACGCGGCCGGTACGTGGGGCCCGGCCGAGGCCGACGAGATGCTCGCACGCGACGGACGGAGCTGGCGCCGGCCATGA
- the opcA gene encoding glucose-6-phosphate dehydrogenase assembly protein OpcA: protein MKIDLTETTSSKINQALISARRDIGSPAVGMVLTLVIVTDEENAYDALKAANDSSREHPSRIIVVIKRVSRSPRARRDARLDAEIRVGSDAGSGETVVLRLHGELANHAQSVVLPLLLPDAPVVAWWPEDAPADPAKDPLGALAQRRITDTYSAEHPLDELSVRAATYRPGDTDLAWTRITPWRSMLAAALDQQPAQVVSATVEGESDNPSCELLAMWLADRLGVPVERTLSGGPGLTAVRLETRNGVIVLDRPDGSLATLCMAGQPDRAVALKRRETAELLAEELRRLDPDNIYEATVKFGVERLGGPTEASSVGAGSGQKRQEPTGSAAPAAKKAAAKKAASK, encoded by the coding sequence ATGAAGATCGATCTCACGGAAACCACGTCCAGCAAGATCAACCAGGCCCTCATCTCGGCCCGCCGTGACATCGGCTCCCCCGCCGTCGGCATGGTGCTCACCCTGGTGATCGTCACGGACGAGGAGAACGCGTACGACGCCCTCAAGGCGGCGAACGACTCCTCGCGCGAGCACCCCTCGCGGATCATCGTGGTGATCAAGAGGGTCAGCCGTTCGCCGCGGGCGCGCCGCGACGCCCGGCTCGACGCCGAGATCCGGGTCGGCTCCGACGCCGGCTCGGGCGAGACCGTCGTCCTGCGTCTGCACGGCGAGCTGGCCAACCACGCCCAGTCCGTCGTCCTGCCGCTGTTGCTGCCGGACGCCCCGGTGGTGGCGTGGTGGCCCGAGGACGCTCCGGCGGACCCGGCCAAGGACCCGCTGGGCGCGCTCGCCCAGCGCCGCATCACCGACACCTACTCCGCCGAGCACCCGCTCGACGAGCTGTCGGTGCGCGCGGCGACGTACCGGCCCGGCGACACGGACCTGGCCTGGACCCGCATCACGCCGTGGCGCTCGATGCTGGCGGCGGCGCTCGACCAGCAGCCCGCGCAGGTCGTCTCGGCGACGGTCGAGGGCGAGTCCGACAACCCGAGCTGCGAGCTGCTGGCCATGTGGCTCGCGGACCGGCTCGGCGTCCCGGTCGAGCGCACCCTCTCCGGTGGCCCCGGCCTGACGGCGGTGCGGCTGGAGACCAGGAACGGCGTGATCGTCCTGGACCGTCCCGACGGTTCCCTGGCGACGCTCTGCATGGCCGGCCAGCCGGACCGCGCGGTCGCGCTCAAGCGGCGGGAGACCGCCGAGCTCCTCGCGGAGGAGCTGCGCCGCCTGGACCCGGACAACATCTACGAGGCCACGGTGAAGTTCGGCGTGGAGCGCCTCGGCGGACCCACGGAGGCGTCCTCCGTGGGTGCGGGTTCGGGGCAGAAGCGGCAGGAGCCCACGGGTTCCGCCGCCCCTGCCGCGAAGAAGGCGGCTGCCAAGAAGGCGGCGTCGAAGTGA
- the pgl gene encoding 6-phosphogluconolactonase, whose protein sequence is MSAPQLVVHRDKELMAQAAAARLITKIVDAQAARGSASVVLTGGRNGNGLLAALAGSPARDAIDWSRLDLWWGDERFLPEGDPERNVTQAREALLDKVALDPSRVHAMPASDGPYGGDADAAAAGYAAELAAAAGPEDHGPVPAFDVLMLGVGPDTHVASLFPELPAVRETERTVVGVHGAPKPPPTRVSLTLPAIRAAREVWLLAAGEDKAEAAEIALSGAGEIQAPAAGAYGRSRTLWLLDAAAASKLPRALYPPASA, encoded by the coding sequence GTGAGCGCTCCGCAGCTCGTCGTGCACCGCGACAAGGAGCTGATGGCCCAGGCCGCGGCGGCCAGGCTGATCACGAAGATCGTGGACGCCCAGGCCGCCCGGGGCTCCGCCTCGGTGGTCCTCACCGGCGGGCGCAACGGCAACGGCCTGCTGGCCGCGCTCGCCGGGTCGCCCGCGCGGGACGCCATCGACTGGTCGCGGCTCGATCTGTGGTGGGGCGACGAGCGTTTCCTGCCCGAGGGCGACCCGGAGCGCAACGTCACGCAGGCCCGCGAGGCCCTGCTGGACAAGGTGGCGCTGGACCCCTCCCGGGTCCACGCGATGCCGGCGTCGGACGGGCCGTACGGCGGCGACGCCGACGCCGCCGCCGCGGGGTACGCGGCGGAGCTGGCCGCCGCCGCGGGCCCGGAGGACCACGGGCCCGTACCGGCGTTCGACGTGCTGATGCTGGGCGTCGGCCCGGACACGCACGTCGCGTCGCTCTTCCCCGAACTGCCCGCGGTGCGGGAGACCGAGCGCACCGTCGTCGGTGTGCACGGTGCTCCCAAGCCGCCGCCCACCCGTGTCTCGCTCACGCTGCCGGCCATCCGGGCGGCACGTGAGGTGTGGCTTCTGGCCGCGGGTGAGGACAAGGCGGAGGCGGCGGAGATCGCGCTGTCGGGTGCCGGGGAGATCCAGGCCCCGGCGGCGGGAGCGTACGGCCGCAGCCGCACGCTCTGGCTGCTGGACGCGGCGGCAGCGTCGAAGCTGCCGCGCGCGCTGTATCCGCCCGCCTCGGCGTAA
- a CDS encoding PH domain-containing protein yields MSTAADSGPGWRRLHPRTVLVTALVMAGVAASAAVPVTVALAAPVGYARAVGWVLAGAALLIGCAAGGDYVRWRRTRYRIGAERVDLHSGLLLVKRRSLSRERIRSVDLTAHLLLRLLGLVTVRIGTGEHTGGDSALELDPVSRAEGERLRRDLLDRGATTAPGTHREGELATLDPRWIRYAPVSFVAPALAGAAVGGVMQISDWVGAQGEVIDWVTDRFRDTPLVWAITVLVLAALVAGVVGALGLWIEMWWNYRLEREPGGTLRVRRGLLTARSLSVEERRLRGVDLVEPLGVRLLGAARVDAITTGLAKDEESRGAEHDTLLPVAPRALADTIAAEVLRESATPTGAPLTAHPRAARGRRLRRALVVTLVPVLVQAVLGVLLTPVLLWTASACAVVAVPVGVLLALDAYRSLGHTLSGGYLVTRSGSVRRSTAALRRTGVIGWTVKQSFFQRRAGLLSVTATTAAGAGAYTAHDTDASEGLAFASDAVPGLLEPFLERG; encoded by the coding sequence GTGAGCACCGCCGCCGACAGCGGCCCCGGCTGGCGGCGGCTCCATCCCCGCACGGTCCTGGTCACCGCGCTGGTCATGGCGGGGGTCGCGGCGAGCGCCGCCGTGCCGGTCACGGTGGCCCTGGCCGCCCCGGTCGGGTACGCGAGGGCGGTCGGCTGGGTGCTGGCCGGAGCGGCCCTCCTGATCGGCTGCGCGGCCGGCGGTGACTACGTGCGGTGGCGGCGCACCCGCTACCGCATCGGCGCCGAGCGCGTCGATCTGCACAGCGGGCTCCTCCTGGTGAAGCGCCGTTCGCTGTCCCGCGAGCGGATCCGGAGCGTCGACCTCACCGCGCACCTCCTGCTGCGGCTCCTGGGGCTGGTCACCGTCCGCATCGGCACCGGCGAGCACACCGGCGGCGACTCCGCCCTTGAGCTCGACCCCGTCTCCCGGGCGGAGGGCGAACGGCTGCGCCGGGACCTCCTCGACCGGGGCGCCACGACGGCCCCGGGGACGCACCGCGAGGGCGAGCTGGCCACCCTCGACCCCCGCTGGATCCGGTACGCACCGGTCTCCTTCGTCGCGCCCGCGCTCGCCGGCGCGGCGGTCGGCGGGGTGATGCAGATCAGCGACTGGGTCGGTGCGCAGGGCGAGGTCATCGACTGGGTCACCGACCGCTTCCGGGACACCCCGCTGGTCTGGGCGATCACCGTCCTCGTCCTGGCCGCACTGGTCGCCGGTGTCGTCGGCGCCCTCGGGCTCTGGATCGAGATGTGGTGGAACTACCGCCTGGAACGCGAACCGGGCGGCACCCTGCGGGTCAGGCGCGGCCTCCTCACCGCGCGCTCCCTCTCCGTCGAGGAGCGGCGGTTGAGGGGTGTGGACCTGGTCGAGCCGCTCGGCGTCCGGCTGCTGGGCGCCGCCCGGGTGGACGCCATCACGACCGGGCTCGCCAAGGACGAGGAGTCGCGGGGCGCCGAGCACGACACGCTGCTGCCGGTCGCTCCCCGGGCGCTGGCCGACACGATCGCCGCAGAGGTGCTGCGGGAGAGCGCCACCCCGACCGGCGCGCCCCTGACGGCCCATCCCCGCGCGGCCCGGGGCCGGCGGCTGCGCCGCGCCCTCGTCGTGACGCTGGTGCCCGTGCTGGTCCAGGCGGTCCTCGGCGTCCTGCTCACACCCGTGCTGCTGTGGACGGCGTCCGCCTGCGCGGTGGTGGCCGTGCCCGTCGGGGTGCTCCTGGCCCTCGACGCGTACCGCTCGCTGGGGCACACCCTCAGCGGCGGCTACCTGGTGACCCGCTCCGGCAGCGTCCGGCGCTCCACGGCGGCCCTGCGACGGACAGGTGTGATCGGCTGGACGGTGAAGCAGTCCTTCTTCCAGCGGAGGGCCGGGCTGCTGAGCGTCACCGCCACGACGGCCGCGGGAGCCGGCGCCTACACGGCCCACGACACGGACGCCTCCGAAGGGCTCGCCTTCGCCTCCGACGCCGTCCCGGGGCTGCTGGAGCCCTTCCTGGAGCGCGGCTGA
- a CDS encoding PH domain-containing protein, producing the protein MTTGEGTIRLRTPRNAPARGAVGWWRARCLLLTAVPVVVLGPLGAFLAPARFWLLTAAVASAAVGLLCAVLLPLWWFRTHRWEVTEEAVYVSTGVLLREWRIAPMSRIQTVDTVRGPLEQLFGLATVTVTTASAKGAVRIGGLAHGTAAELAERLTRITQDTPGDAT; encoded by the coding sequence ATGACCACGGGGGAGGGGACGATACGGCTGCGGACGCCGCGCAACGCGCCGGCCCGCGGGGCCGTCGGCTGGTGGCGGGCCCGGTGTCTGCTGCTGACGGCGGTACCGGTGGTGGTCCTGGGTCCGCTGGGGGCGTTCCTCGCTCCCGCCAGGTTCTGGCTGCTGACCGCGGCCGTCGCGTCGGCGGCCGTCGGGCTGCTGTGCGCCGTCCTCCTCCCCCTCTGGTGGTTCCGCACCCACCGCTGGGAGGTCACCGAGGAGGCGGTCTACGTGAGCACCGGCGTCCTCCTGCGGGAGTGGCGGATCGCGCCGATGTCCCGCATCCAGACCGTCGACACCGTGCGCGGACCCCTGGAACAGCTCTTCGGACTGGCCACGGTCACCGTCACCACCGCCTCCGCCAAGGGAGCCGTACGGATCGGGGGACTGGCCCACGGGACGGCCGCGGAGCTCGCGGAGCGGCTGACCCGCATCACCCAGGACACCCCCGGGGACGCCACGTGA